The stretch of DNA ATACCCTTTTCGACTTAGGTGAATTCCGTCTCCAGTGTGATATGGGTCTGCAAGTCCGTTGCTTTGATCAACTAACTTTTTACCGACATCAACAAATCCACACTTTTCATTTATGTTGGCCATATTTTTTAGTTCGCGGTTGATGGACTGAATTCTTAAATTATCACCCATCCGATCGCTTGTCTTTTCATCGATGGGCAGAATTGCGCTGATTAAAATCCACGGTACGTGTTCAAGACGCGACAGAATCTCCTGGAAATTGTCAACGATCTCTCGATCGTTTCTCACCTTTAGGTCGTTGACACCAATTGCTAGAACGAGGCAACGTGAGCGACCAAGTGATTCGTAAATCGGCAGTCTTTGAAGCACTCCGCTCGTCGTATCATGCCCAATACCGTAGTTGACTGCATACGGCGTTATAGCCGTCACAGCAAGCCCCTGGGTGATGGAGTCGCCGATAAAAACAACGGCACCTGGTGGCAAGTGCGGATCAATCCGTGAGTGAAACGAAACCATCTGACGATAATGCTCGGATGCGACTGAGGCCCCATCGTCGAAGCGGCATAGGAATGCGGTGAATATGCCACCCGTCAGCGCCGCTGAGATCACTGCGACACGCCACATATTTTTACTAAGTTTGAACTCGGGTTTCGTTTGAACAATTGCCATGCAAACATCAACAAGCCTCGTTAGCCAGCAGTGGTCGAACGAAAGATTCAGATAGCATTGAATGCATACTCGCCCTTTCGTTGCTTGGTGTTTTCAGCAAGATTCGGATGGGGCACTAGGCACGATCCGATCGCGAGGTAGTCGATGTTTCCGAGCAAGAAAGCTCGCACCGCGTCGGCCGGTGAGCAGACGATCGGCTCTTCGTGCATGTTGAAACTGGTGTTGATCAAGACCGGAATGCTTGTGAGTGATTCGTAATGCGCGAGTATCTTGTAAAAACTCTCATTCGATTCAGGAGTGACGAGCTGCGGTCGGGCGGTTCCATCAATGTGGACGGCTGCCGGGCTGTGGCGTTTCATTTCGTCGGTACAGTCAAACGTGATCGTCATATACTCTGACGTTTTTTCGCATCCATCCATCTCGATAAACAAGTCATTCGCCCTTTCGCCCAGGCAAGCCGGGGCAAACGGCATGAATTCTGTGCGGCCGAGTTGATTGTTCAACCATTGATTGACTTCGGGTTCACGGGCGTGATAAAGAATCGACCGGTT from Rubripirellula amarantea encodes:
- a CDS encoding GDSL-type esterase/lipase family protein translates to MAIVQTKPEFKLSKNMWRVAVISAALTGGIFTAFLCRFDDGASVASEHYRQMVSFHSRIDPHLPPGAVVFIGDSITQGLAVTAITPYAVNYGIGHDTTSGVLQRLPIYESLGRSRCLVLAIGVNDLKVRNDREIVDNFQEILSRLEHVPWILISAILPIDEKTSDRMGDNLRIQSINRELKNMANINEKCGFVDVGKKLVDQSNGLADPYHTGDGIHLSRKGYAIWIDQLARSLPESPERKVSDQANIGSQTAH